The following proteins are co-located in the Actinomycetota bacterium genome:
- a CDS encoding DUF3848 domain-containing protein — MEDLNAKFQEKVKDDYMTYIAELMTKDKEELIRLCEEISAVRKIYKALKYDVPMEDHQLEYLLRFKHPLTVLKDQCLITENDLSYALETLINDICDKKDIEQDYPMEDELTEPKQEGVRMC, encoded by the coding sequence ATGGAAGATTTAAATGCAAAGTTTCAAGAAAAAGTGAAGGATGATTATATGACTTACATTGCTGAACTGATGACCAAAGACAAAGAAGAATTAATTAGGCTATGTGAGGAAATAAGTGCAGTACGCAAGATTTATAAAGCTTTAAAGTATGATGTCCCCATGGAAGATCACCAATTAGAGTATCTGCTGAGGTTTAAGCACCCGTTAACGGTTCTCAAAGATCAGTGTTTGATTACGGAGAATGATCTTTCTTATGCATTAGAGACTCTGATTAATGACATCTGCGATAAGAAGGATATCGAGCAAGACTACCCGATGGAGGATGAGCTAACGGAGCCCAAACAGGAGGGGGTGCGGATGTGCTGA
- a CDS encoding DUF4320 family protein: protein MLKLLKSRCGEGYIDVAVLVLCVMLVIALAVSVLPVFVTKNKLDAYASELCREAEIAGRVGSETTLRAQVLTEKTGLTPNISWSKNGRLQLNEEFTVTVTLQTDIGIFGGFGNFPVTLKAQATGKSEVYWK, encoded by the coding sequence GTGCTGAAGCTGTTAAAAAGCCGGTGCGGCGAGGGATATATCGACGTAGCGGTACTGGTGCTGTGCGTGATGCTTGTCATCGCCCTGGCAGTGAGCGTACTTCCGGTGTTCGTTACAAAAAACAAGCTGGACGCCTATGCTTCGGAGCTTTGCCGGGAGGCAGAGATTGCCGGGCGCGTCGGCAGCGAAACCACCCTGAGGGCACAGGTTCTCACCGAAAAAACCGGGCTTACGCCAAACATTTCGTGGTCGAAAAACGGAAGGCTCCAGCTCAACGAGGAATTCACCGTGACCGTCACCTTACAGACCGACATCGGTATATTCGGCGGATTCGGAAACTTTCCTGTCACCTTGAAGGCACAGGCTACCGGCAAGAGCGAGGTGTATTGGAAATGA